The following proteins come from a genomic window of Clupea harengus chromosome 22, Ch_v2.0.2, whole genome shotgun sequence:
- the LOC105892598 gene encoding zona pellucida sperm-binding protein 3-like — MGLKLVSIGLLVLIALASQVNSQSWYSQNQKPTYEKPVQDEINLQTKQSFTGKKLTWHYTDIVIDEPAGVEVELVVPIPADSIRIQCEEPQVLVEVDMDFFKTGQMINPADMSLGGCASTAEDPATKRLLFQAELQACGSVLTTTSEELIYSFTIIYTPKPLEGTSIFRTSGAIVGVECHYQRYHNVSSDALFPTWIPYSATKQAEELLIFSLRLMMADLATYRARDSTQFSLGDIIYIQADVLQFYHVPLRVYVDNCVATTTSDPNSSPNYAFIDNHGCFTDAKLTGSKSRFAQRSQDDKLQFMLEAFRFEDSAPIYITCRLKATAAITPRDSKHKACSYINGGWFAAGGPNDLCSCCESSCAGGGGGGGGGGGGGGGGGGGQQKNQQGELWGEATIGPYYVTKKST; from the exons ATGGGGCTCAAGCTGGTTTCCATTGGGTTGCTGGTGCTCATCGCACTGGCCAGTCAAGTAAATTCCCAGTCCTGGTATAGTCAGAACCAGAAGCCCACATATGAAAAACCTGTCCAAGACGAGATTAATTTACAAACCAAGCAGTCGTTCACTGGCAAGAAGCTGACATGGCACTATACAGATATCGTCATCGATGAGCCTGCTGGTGTTGAGGTAGAACTGGTGGTTCCCATCCCTGCCGACAGCATTCGGATTCAGTGTGAGGAACCGCAGGTGCTCGTGGAGGTAGACATGGACTTTTTCAAAACCGGCCAGATGATCAATCCTGCAGATATGTCACTCGGAGGCTGTGCATCAACTGCAGAAGACCCCGCCACAAAAAGGCTGCTTTTCCAGGCTGAACTGCAGGCCTGTGGCAGTGTTCTGACT ACAACCTCTGAGGAGCTTATCTACTCTTTCACCATTATATACACACCGAAGCCACTTGAAGGTACTAGCATTTTTCGTACAAGTGGTGCCATTGTTGGTGTTGAGTGCCACTATCAGAG ATATCACAATGTGAGCAGCGATGCCTTGTTCCCCACCTGGATCCCATATTCTGCTACTAAGCAAGCAGAGGAGCTCCTTATTTTCTCCCTGAGGCTCATGATGG CGGACCTAGCAACGTATAGAGCTAGAGATTCAACTCAATTCAGCTTGGGTGATATTATCTATATTCAAGCCGATGTTCTTCAGTTCTACCATGTACccctgcgtgtgtatgtggacaACTGTGTGGCTACTACAACTTCAGATCCAAACTCTTCTCCCAACTATGCCTTCATTGACAACCATGG GTGTTTCACTGACGCCAAGCTCACAGGTTCTAAGTCACGATTTGCGCAGCGCTCTCAAGATGACAAACTCCAGTTCATGTTGGAAGCCTTCAGATTCGAAGACAGCGCCCCG ATCTACATTACATGCAGACTTAAGGCCACAGCAGCCATAACCCCAAGGGATTCCAAACACAAGGCTTGTTCCTACATTAACGGAGG ATGGTTTGCTGCAGGAGGACCTAATGATCTGTGCAGTTGCTGCGAATCGAGCTgcgctggtggtggtggaggtggtggtggtggcggtggcggtggaggtggtggtggtggtggtcagcAGAAAAATCAGCAAG GTGAGCTTTGGGGTGAAGCAACCATTGGACCCTACTATGTAACGAAAAAAAGTACATGA